One stretch of Acropora muricata isolate sample 2 chromosome 12, ASM3666990v1, whole genome shotgun sequence DNA includes these proteins:
- the LOC136892096 gene encoding uncharacterized protein, protein MAFKDLRNSLIISYDDGFIDDEEFVFLYDLYSSKDLDFPYDAYASFDLEEIDEAECVAEFRFRKRDVRALADVLRVPDTITCEQGSVCTGIEGLCMLLRRMSYPCRYGDMIPRFAKPVPVLSLITNQMLDFIYNVHGHKVLNWNHDLLSPANLQIYVDTITAKGAPLDNCFGFIDGTIRAIARPEKHQRILYNGHKRVHALKFQSIALPNGLIGNLYGPVEGRKHDAGMLVDSGLLHDLEQFAFNPAGQPLCVYGDPAYPLRVHLQGPFKHGILTPQMEEYNAAMSAVRSSVEWLFGDVVNSFKFNDFKKNLKLFLNCVGKMYVVSVILRNAVTCLYGNLTSTYFDLPPPRLDDYFA, encoded by the exons ATGGCGTTCAAAGACTTGCGCAATTCGCTTATAATAAGCTACGACGATGGTTTTATTGACGACGaagaatttgtttttctttatgacctttattctTCGAAAGACCTTGATTTTCCCTATGATGCTTACGCGTCGTTTGACCTCGAGGAAATCGACGAAGCTGAATGTGTGGCAGAGTTTCGTTTTCGTAAAAGAGACGTACGAGCTTTGGCAGACGTTCTACGGGTTCCAGATACCATAACCTGCGAGCAAGGTTCTGTTTGTACCGGCATTGAAGGCCTATGCATGCTCCTAAGGCGAATGTCTTACCCATGTAGATATGGTGACATGATACCCAGATTTGCTAAACCAGTGCCGGTGCTCTCTCTGATCACCAACCAGATGCTTGACTTTATTTACAATGTACACGGACACAAGGTATTGAATTGGAATCATGATCTTCTCAGTCCTGCAAACCTCCAGATATATGTTGACACTATAACAGCTAAGGGTGCTCCGCTGGACAACTGCTTTGGGTTCATAGATGGAACCATAAGAGCCATTGCACGCCCAGAAAAACACCAAAGGATTCTCTACAATGGCCATAAGAGGGTCCATGCTCTTAAGTTTCAAAGCATTGCTCTTCCCAATGGTTTGATAGGGAACTTATATGGCCCAGTTG aagGAAGGAAGCATGATGCAGGCATGCTAGTTGACTCAGGGCTGCTTCATGATTTGGAGCAGTTTGCATTTAATCCAGCTGGTCAGCCCCTTTGTGTGTATGGTGACCCTGCCTACCCACTTAGGGTGCATCTTCAAGGTCCTTTCAAGCATGGTATTCTAACTCCTCAAATGGAAGAATACAATGCTGCAATGAGTGCTGTTAGGAGCTCAGTAGAGTGGCTTTTTGGGGATGTGGTTAATTCTTTTAagttcaatgacttcaaaaaaaatttgaagCTCTTTCTTAACTGTGTTGGGAAAATGTATGTGGTTTCTGTCATACTTCGAAATGCAGTAACATGCTTATACGGAAACCTGACTTCAACTTATTTTGATCTCCCTCCACCAAGGCttgatgattattttgcataa
- the LOC136892090 gene encoding mRNA export factor GLE1-like — protein sequence MRVLRMSPFVFSSSTVRRRRNLQEKAVLRKTRIWRAVYTSMATSCLAEESEKTSTSKYFQWTPDHDVIMCREVLVSEPYKFKLRTPERGQAWESVAQQLNSIHQPIFRVTTRSVRDRFSLLSTKYAHKLRMEEKASGIEVEQSELEKLIEEILEREKNAKNELESKEREKNSKAEKEKSSAEEVRKRAMERMAKEKGDDEENREKKPKIRRSTADAIDYLREKSSNEKEYRKEELEIRKREIQLQAEKQDQTQRQQQAMFSAMMAQIQQQQQQQQNMMSLMKTLMENYKKA from the exons ATGCGCGTGCTGCGCATGTCTCCGTTTGTGTTTTCGTCGTCCACGGTTCGTCGACGACGAAATTTGCAAGAGAAAGCGGTTCTACGGAAAAC GCGCATTTGGCGAGCAGTGTATACCAGCATGGCTACCTCCTGCCTGGCAGAAGAATCCGAGAAAAC ATCGACAAGCAAGTACTTTCAATGGACTCCAGACCACGATGTTATCATGTGCAGGGAAGTGCTCGTGAGTGAACCGTACAAATTCAAGCTAAGAACCCCCGAAAGAGGGCAAGCATGGGAATCTGTGGCCCAGCAGCTCAACAGCATTCATCAGCCGATATTCAGGGTAACCACCAGATCCGTGCGTGACCGATTTTCGTTGCTATCGACAAAATATGCACACAAATTAAGAATGGAGGAGAAAGCTTCTGGCATCGAGGTGGAGCAGTCCGAGCTAGAGAAACTGATAGAGGAAATTTTAGAGCGAGAAAAGAACGCCAAAAACGAACTGGAGTCAAAAGAACGCGAAAAGAATAGtaaggcggagaaggaaaagtCTTCAGCAGAAGAAGTCAGGAAACGAGCGATGGAGAGAATGGCGAAAGAAAAAGGTGATGATGAggaaaacagagaaaagaaaccaaagatCAGACGAAGCACTGCTGACGCTATAGATTATTTGAGAGAGAAATCAAGTAACGAAAAGGAGTATAGGAAAGAGGAATTAGAGATCAGGAAGAGAGAAATCCAGTTGCAGGCTGAAAAGCAAGATCAAACTCAAAGGCAACAGCAGGCTATGTTTTCAGCAATGATGGCTCAAAttcagcagcaacaacagcaacaacaaaatatgATGTCACTCATGAAGACACTCATGGAAAATTACAAGAAAGCATGA
- the LOC136892083 gene encoding uncharacterized protein, giving the protein MIYTRRKLHFLGSSNSVGESSNAGIRSSSDTAASSNTLTTAQIPKFPADGWGISLEKSPHFTRVEMDKHVARSGKNMGAGVHLSLPTGLAKAKTYLQDDYLHDIQTNYDQRYFFYRAKCFHSFKRNENPHNLDLALCIVSGDVMYANCGPSCAAGKSGFCNHILALMLKGCKYTLYNCVNVTELKDEVDQNSSTVCTSALQTWHKPRVEGISPYPVMEIAVLKTRLQDHKSCGIVCQLYEARKVNRKSKLQEFVSSVQSIDSNLGLIQTCDVSKIGEGDLVETRFGESPAGSFGSYQLTFQESNFKVTCNIPVNSVRQLGTPFNNTANYPSLPLDDFNDDFVLNLPNDMGDMEKKIVDGLSVNLLKANQIEEETRAQHTCETWVQERKYRLTASKFGRIARRQRNHEKLCEDMLNAKPVKTKSTEHGIKYEPIALREYEKHMHKIGHPVKVEKSGFFVSPKVFFLGCSPDGKVVDSVSQDQFGLAEVKCPSSKFNVTPEEACSDPSFCLELVNGSPRLKRNHEYYDQIQGQMALTGAKWCDFVVYTSRGLNIERIPFDKERWSYVLAILHRTYFRYFLPAAAKKKYGSPAQ; this is encoded by the coding sequence ATGATATACACAAGGCGAAAACTACATTTTCTTGGATCTTCGAATTCAGTAGGGGAGTCAAGCAATGCTGGTATTCGATCATCTTCAGATACTGCTGCTAGCTCAAACACATTAACGACGGCACAGATACCAAAGTTTCCGGCTGATGGCTGGGgaatttcacttgaaaagtctCCTCATTTTACTAGGGTTGAAATGGATAAACATGTCGCCAGGTCGGGCAAAAATATGGGCGCTGGAGTGCATCTTTCTCTCCCAACTGGGTTAGCCAAAGCTAAGACGTACCTACAAGATGACTACTTACATGATATTCAAACTAATTACGATCAGCGCTACTTTTTTTACCGCGCCAAATGCTTCCACAGTtttaaaagaaacgaaaaccCTCACAATTTAGATCTTGCTTTATGTATTGTTTCTGGTGATGTGATGTATGCAAATTGCGGCCCTTCTTGTGCAGCCGGGAAGTCTGGTTTTTGCAATCATATACTGGCATTAATGCTTAAAGGTTGTAAATATACCCTTTATAATTGCGTGAATGTCACAGAACTTAAGGATGAAGTTGATCAAAACTCTTCCACAGTGTGCACCTCAGCCTTACAGACATGGCATAAACCAAGGGTAGAAGGTATTTCACCATATCCTGTCATGGAGATTGCTGTCCTTAAGACAAGGCTACAGGACCACAAAAGTTGTGGTATTGTCTGTCAACTGTATGAAGCTAGGAAAGTTAACAGAAAGTCCAAGCTACAAGAATTTGTTTCATCTGTTCAGAGTATAGATTCAAACTTAGGCTTAATCCAGACTTGTGATGTGAGCAAAATTGGTGAGGGTGATCTTGTTGAAACAAGATTTGGAGAAAGCCCAGCTGGATCATTTGGGTCCTATCAACTCACCTTCCAAGAATCCAACTTTAAGGTTACGTGTAACATACCAGTAAATTCAGTCCGACAACTTGGCACACCCTTCAACAACACAGCAAATTATCCATCCCTCCCCCTTGATGACTTCAATGatgactttgttttgaatttgcccAATGATATGGGTGatatggagaaaaaaattgtagATGGTCTGAGTGTTAAtttattaaaagcaaatcaaataGAGGAGGAGACAAGGGCTCAACATACTTGCGAGACATGGGTCCAAGAGCGAAAATATAGACTTACTGCATCAAAGTTTGGAAGAATAGCAAGAAGACAGAGGAATCATGAAAAGCTCTGTGAGGATATGCTAAATGCAAAACCAGTTAAAACAAAGAGTACTGAACATGGCATAAAGTATGAACCTATTGCTTTGAGAGAGTATGAGAAACACATGCACAAGATTGGTCATCCTGTGAAGGTTGAAAAGTCAGGTTTTTTTGTGTCACCAAAAGTTTTTTTCCTAGGATGTTCACCAGATGGCAAAGTTGTTGACTCTGTCTCTCAAGATCAGTTTGGCCTTGCTGAGGTTAAGTGTCCAAGTTCAAAGTTTAATGTAACACCAGAGGAGGCTTGCAGTGATCCTAGCTTTTGCCTAGAACTTGTGAATGGTTCACCAAGATTGAAAAGGAATCATGAGTATTATGATCAAATCCAAGGTCAAATGGCTCTAACTGGAGCCAAGTGGTGTGATTTTGTTGTTTACACTTCCAGAGGACTCAATATTGAACGCATTCCATTTGATAAAGAACGCTGGAGCTATGTTCTGGCTATACTACATAGAACCTATTTTCGTTACTTTTTACCTGCAGCAGCCAAAAAAAAGTATGGCTCACCAGCACAATAA
- the LOC136892627 gene encoding uncharacterized protein, which produces MADAWVWAIRRDVGRNFQITKNSRVCSRHFKDSDYKTTLAGKRKPNNDAVPSIFVWKKSSPKKRKPPHPRETSKEFAKRPKKKGNKELKTKTELETAKDSKLNCNTPSASSREISEKIQVETVTNESLSKLEEINEKLKEELQETSNALDAKTQKMKALENELNETKEQLRILTTRCQDYANKSFSFNQLKQSDKLINFYTGFPTVGVFNALFDYCDPGKDGENIRYWHSSATSQDITVLDESSPKVGRPRVLHPREELFITLCRLRQGFPEDHLAYLYGISQATVSRIVITWVNVLYLRFRGLPLWPSREMIDKYMPEQFKEKYPSTRVVIDCTEIKCQMPTSLLLNSELFSTYKNHTTLKALVGITPGGAFSFISQLYTGHISDREIVRRSGFLDQQFDSGDSVMADKGFTIEDLLPPGIKLNIPPFLGSQGQMSPEDVVKTQTVASLRVHVERAINKVKNFHIWDNVLPLNLFGIVTKCGQYVAFSVICKSLLSVCNDQVPVSKASWYLPVSHTPYSKMAANKLFFCLHVS; this is translated from the coding sequence ATGGCTGATGCATGGGTCTGGGCAATTCGAAGAGATGTTGGTCGCAATTTTCAGATCACGAAAAACAGCAGAGTCTGCTCGAGACACTTTAAAGACAGTGATTACAAAACAACCCTTGCTGGAAAGAGAAAACCGAATAATGACGCCGTTCCGTCTATTTTTGTTTGGAAGAAAAGCTCGCCCAAGAAACGAAAGCCGCCCCATCCTCGTGAAACCAGCAAAGAGTTTGCAAAACGCccgaaaaagaaaggtaacaaaGAACTAAAAACGAAAACCGAACTCGAAACAGCAAAAGACAGCAAGCTTAACTGCAATACACCATCAGCCTCCTCGCGAGAAATCAGTGAAAAAATTCAAGTAGAAACTGTCACAAACGAAAGTCTTTCCAAACTCGAAGAAATAAACGAAAAGCTTAAAGAGGAATTGCAAGAGACTAGCAATGCTTTGGACgcaaaaacacagaaaatgaaagcattgGAAAACGAGCTGAATGAAACGAAGGAACAGCTGCGTATCTTAACAACACGCTGCCAAGATTACGCAAACAAATCGTTTTCGTTTAACCAGTTGAAGCAGAGTGATAAGTTGATAAATTTTTATACAGGCTTTCCGACTGTAGGAGTTTTCAACGCTTTGTTCGATTATTGTGATCCCGGAAAGGATGGTGAAAACATTAGGTATTGGCACTCTAGCGCTACAAGTCAAGATATTACAGTTCTCGATGAATCTTCTCCGAAAGTTGGTAGACCTCGAGTACTTCATCCCCGCgaagaattatttattactctTTGTAGACTTAGGCAGGGCTTCCCAGAGGACCACCTAGCCTATTTGTATGGTATATCACAAGCCACAGTAAGCAGGATTGTTATTACTTGGGTGAACGTTTTGTATTTGAGGTTCAGGGGTTTGCCATTGTGGCCATCGAGGGAAATGATTGATAAGTACATGCCAGAGCAATTCAAGGAGAAATATCCTTCTACAAGAGTAGTCATTGACTGTACTGAAATCAAATGTCAGATGCCTACCAGCCTTCTTTTAAACAGTGAACTTTTTAGCACTTATAAAAATCATACCACCTTGAAAGCTCTGGTGGGTATCACACCTGGTGGGGCTTTTTCCTTTATTAGCCAGCTATATACTGGTCACATCTCAGACAGAGAAATAGTAAGGCGTAGTGGTTTTTTGGATCAACAATTTGACAGTGGTGATAGTGTCATGGCTGATAAAGGCTTCACAATAGAAGACCTGCTTCCCCCTGGAATCAAATTAAACATTCCACCTTTTCTTGGATCTCAGGGACAAATGAGCCCTGAAGATGTTGTCAAAACACAGACAGTTGCATCACTGAGAGTACATGTGGAAAGGGCcataaacaaagtgaaaaactttcACATTTGGGATAATGTTCTGCCCCTAAACCTGTTTGGTATTGTAACCAAATGTGGACAGTATGTTGCATTCTCTGTAATTTGCAAAAGCCTATTATCAGTGTGTAATGATCAAGTCCCAGTTAGCAAGGCTAGTTGGTATCTTCCTGTTtctcatacaccttattccaaaatggctgccaataaattattcttttgtttgcatgttagttag